A single region of the Mycobacterium lentiflavum genome encodes:
- a CDS encoding TetR/AcrR family transcriptional regulator, which yields MTNPSEEPAWKQRAVERSIKTAKLRAAQRVQRFLDAAQAIIIEKGSTDFTVQEVVDRSRQSLRSFYLQFDGKHELLLALFEDALSRSADQIRAATESHSDPLERLKVAVELLYEASRPDPTAKRPLFTDFAPRLLVTHPAEVKIAHAPLLALLTELMEAACDAGKLRDGLNPRRIAAMTMQTVMFIAQSSGGSDDATIHPITADEVWDFCSAGFVG from the coding sequence GTGACCAACCCAAGCGAAGAGCCGGCCTGGAAACAGCGCGCCGTCGAGCGATCGATAAAGACAGCGAAACTGCGTGCGGCGCAGCGCGTTCAGCGCTTCCTCGACGCCGCCCAGGCCATCATCATCGAAAAAGGCAGCACGGACTTTACCGTCCAGGAGGTCGTGGACCGCTCCCGCCAGTCCCTGCGGAGCTTCTACCTGCAGTTCGACGGCAAACACGAGCTATTGCTCGCGTTGTTCGAGGATGCGCTGAGCCGGTCGGCCGACCAGATCCGGGCCGCCACCGAAAGCCATTCCGACCCGCTCGAGCGGCTCAAGGTCGCCGTGGAGCTGCTGTATGAGGCCTCACGGCCGGACCCCACGGCCAAGCGCCCGCTGTTCACCGACTTTGCCCCGCGGTTACTGGTAACGCACCCCGCCGAGGTCAAGATCGCTCACGCGCCACTGCTGGCATTGCTGACCGAGCTCATGGAAGCGGCTTGTGACGCGGGCAAGTTGCGCGACGGGCTCAACCCGCGCCGCATTGCCGCGATGACGATGCAGACGGTGATGTTCATCGCGCAGTCCAGCGGCGGCTCCGACGATGCGACGATTCACCCGATCACCGCTGACGAGGTGTGGGACTTCTGCTCTGCCGGATTCGTCGGCTAA
- a CDS encoding mycofactocin-coupled SDR family oxidoreductase, giving the protein MTGRVEGKVAFVTGAARGQGRAHAVRLAQEGADIIAVDICKKIDTVDLIAASTPEDLAETADLVKAQNRRIYTAEVDVRDYDALKSAVDTGVEQLGKLDIIVANAGIGNGGQTLDKTSETDWTAMIDINLGGVWKTVKAGVPHILAGGNGGSIILTSSVGGLKAYPHTGHYVAAKHGVVGLMRTFAVELGAQNIRVNSVHPTNVNTPLFMNEGTMKLFRPDLENPGPEDMKVVGQLMHTLPIGWVEPEDIANAVLFLASDEARYITGVTLPVDGGSCLK; this is encoded by the coding sequence ATGACTGGACGTGTTGAAGGCAAAGTTGCTTTCGTCACCGGGGCGGCGCGTGGGCAGGGCCGTGCACATGCGGTGCGGTTGGCCCAGGAGGGCGCCGACATCATCGCGGTGGACATCTGCAAGAAGATCGACACCGTGGATCTGATCGCCGCCTCCACGCCGGAGGATCTGGCCGAGACCGCAGACCTGGTGAAGGCACAGAACCGTCGGATCTACACCGCCGAGGTCGATGTCCGGGATTACGACGCGCTCAAGTCCGCTGTGGACACCGGCGTCGAGCAGCTCGGCAAGCTCGACATCATCGTCGCCAACGCGGGCATCGGCAACGGCGGCCAGACGCTGGACAAGACCAGCGAAACCGACTGGACCGCAATGATCGACATCAACCTCGGCGGCGTGTGGAAGACCGTGAAAGCCGGTGTACCGCATATCCTTGCGGGCGGCAACGGCGGCTCGATCATCCTGACGAGCTCGGTCGGCGGCCTCAAGGCCTATCCGCACACCGGTCACTACGTCGCCGCCAAGCACGGTGTGGTGGGCTTGATGCGCACCTTCGCCGTCGAGCTCGGCGCGCAGAACATCCGCGTCAACTCCGTGCACCCGACCAACGTGAACACCCCGCTGTTCATGAACGAGGGCACGATGAAACTGTTCCGCCCCGATCTGGAGAACCCGGGGCCCGAGGACATGAAGGTCGTCGGCCAGCTGATGCACACCCTGCCGATCGGCTGGGTCGAGCCCGAGGACATCGCCAACGCGGTGCTGTTCCTGGCGTCCGACGAGGCCCGTTACATCACCGGTGTCACGCTGCCCGTCGACGGTGGCAGCTGCCTCAAGTAG
- a CDS encoding DUF5313 domain-containing protein, which yields MTAAKPNLWQRIGYAYGRRLPDSMRSWVAHDLAGPGAIRRHMIRWAIPPLLVLAPFWLLPASLYVHTEMTVPLYAWALVINFALNKVWRRHRLAVHGLDPNLVDVINREKQARMHEDYARRYGPRPAEAEWQSNSSPF from the coding sequence ATGACCGCCGCGAAACCCAATCTCTGGCAACGCATCGGCTATGCCTACGGCCGGCGCCTGCCCGACTCGATGCGCAGCTGGGTGGCGCATGACCTGGCCGGCCCAGGAGCCATCCGCCGGCACATGATCAGGTGGGCGATACCGCCCCTGCTCGTGCTCGCCCCGTTCTGGCTACTGCCCGCCTCGCTCTACGTACACACGGAGATGACCGTGCCCCTCTACGCGTGGGCGTTGGTGATTAACTTTGCGCTGAACAAGGTTTGGCGCCGTCACCGATTGGCAGTCCATGGTTTGGACCCGAACCTGGTCGACGTGATCAACCGCGAGAAACAGGCCCGGATGCACGAGGACTACGCCCGCCGGTACGGCCCGCGGCCGGCAGAGGCGGAATGGCAGTCCAACAGCAGCCCGTTCTAG
- a CDS encoding MarR family winged helix-turn-helix transcriptional regulator: MATLTAREIDPLALEHQVCFALATTNRAVLAVYRPLLEPLGLTHPQYLVMLALWDHRKAATASPLSVKQIAAALQMESATLSPMLKRLEGLGLITRARNVTDERTTDVTLTERGIALRERALEIPPAVVARLGVELAELENLHQVLTRINAAAVAAGALQS, translated from the coding sequence ATGGCCACGCTGACCGCCCGCGAGATTGATCCGCTCGCCCTCGAACACCAGGTGTGCTTCGCGTTGGCGACGACCAATCGCGCGGTGTTGGCGGTGTACCGACCGCTTTTGGAGCCGCTGGGGCTGACCCATCCGCAATATCTGGTGATGCTGGCGCTGTGGGATCATCGTAAGGCGGCGACCGCGTCCCCGCTGTCGGTCAAGCAGATCGCTGCCGCCCTACAGATGGAGTCGGCCACGCTGTCGCCGATGCTCAAACGGTTGGAGGGACTTGGCTTGATCACCCGCGCCAGGAACGTCACCGACGAACGCACCACCGATGTCACGCTCACCGAACGCGGAATCGCCCTGCGCGAGCGCGCGCTTGAGATTCCGCCCGCCGTCGTCGCCCGACTGGGTGTCGAACTGGCCGAACTCGAGAACCTGCACCAGGTCCTGACCCGAATCAACGCGGCTGCCGTGGCGGCGGGCGCACTGCAATCCTGA
- a CDS encoding SDR family NAD(P)-dependent oxidoreductase: MDGFDGRGAVITGGASGIGLATASEFARRGARIVLADVDKSALERAVAHLKSEGVEAHGVECDVRHLEEMVHLADEAFRLLGQVDIVFSNAGIVVAGPLVTMTHEDWRWVIDIDLWGSIHAVEAFVPKLIEQGKGGHIAFTASFAGLVPNAGLGAYGVAKYGVVGLAETLAREVKDNGIGVSVLCPMVIETKLVSNSERIRGADDGLASTPDLTEGFGPLPPTQDQGVTVDEVARLTADAILANRLYILPHEAARRSVQRRFERIDHTFDEQAAEGWSH, encoded by the coding sequence ATGGACGGATTCGACGGACGCGGGGCAGTGATCACCGGCGGTGCAAGCGGGATCGGCTTGGCTACCGCCAGCGAGTTCGCCCGCCGCGGCGCTCGGATCGTGCTGGCCGATGTCGACAAGTCCGCGCTGGAACGTGCCGTGGCGCATCTCAAGAGCGAGGGCGTCGAGGCGCACGGCGTGGAGTGCGACGTGCGGCACCTCGAGGAGATGGTTCACCTCGCGGATGAGGCGTTCCGACTGCTCGGCCAGGTCGACATCGTCTTCAGTAACGCCGGTATCGTCGTCGCGGGCCCGCTCGTCACGATGACCCACGAGGATTGGCGCTGGGTGATCGACATCGATTTGTGGGGTTCGATCCACGCCGTCGAGGCGTTCGTTCCCAAGCTGATCGAGCAGGGCAAGGGCGGTCACATCGCCTTCACCGCATCCTTTGCCGGGCTGGTGCCCAACGCCGGCCTCGGGGCTTATGGAGTCGCGAAGTATGGCGTTGTCGGCCTGGCCGAGACGCTGGCTCGCGAGGTCAAGGACAACGGGATCGGCGTTTCGGTGCTCTGCCCGATGGTGATCGAAACGAAGCTGGTCTCCAACTCCGAACGCATCCGCGGCGCGGACGATGGACTTGCCTCGACGCCCGATCTGACGGAGGGCTTCGGGCCGCTACCGCCGACGCAGGATCAAGGTGTGACGGTCGACGAAGTGGCGCGGCTGACCGCCGACGCGATTCTGGCCAACCGGTTGTACATCCTGCCGCACGAGGCGGCCCGGCGCTCGGTCCAGCGCAGGTTCGAACGCATCGACCACACCTTCGACGAGCAGGCCGCCGAAGGCTGGAGCCACTAG
- a CDS encoding CaiB/BaiF CoA transferase family protein, which produces MAPDEPPLAGYKIVDLSTGIAGAYCTKLLADGGADVIKVEAPQGDPLRRWSASGAHIPTDGDGALFSFLAGGKHSVVADAGEDAELVNRLLASSDAVVWSTGSKVAEHPEFSPHALHGRHPHLTVTAITPFGLQGPWRDRAATEFTLQAWSGGIVGLGRGEQQRAPVFVGGQVGEYLAGVYASVATLASRWRRIDGGAGELLDLSMLETQIMCLTYYPVTYFELLGRPWRDARRPTIPGVAQAKDGLVDVGCGTAQQWFDLCAMVGHPEWIDEQSPLSITELANVYADEIFEWLAATPVDEIRELASAFRIPNAPVANGANVTSFDQFVERGSFVRNPGGFQQPGHPYRMRPARLRGPQPAPRLGEHSEHYRTAQLSPRPEPTGTAKRLPFNGLRVLDMTTFWAGPCGTHFLAMLGAEVIHVESTRRPDGTRLIAGIPVTEDQWWEKSPIFEALNTNKKGLTLDLQSARGRELLGDLIATCDVIVENFTPRVLDQIGLDFAAVQSIRPDAVMVRMPGFGLDGPWRDNPAFAYVIEAASGVSWLTGYPDRTPYDPYSIGDPNAGVHALNAILLALEHRRRTGEGVFVEAAMVDAALSISAEQVIEYSAYGALLERDGNHGPTAVPQNLYRSADIDEFGRLDSWVAIAVATDEQWERLSRALGSPSWATDPALSTEAGRRAQQDSIDEHLATWCANRTRDDIVATLWDAGVPVAKVMQPHRQTELEQLTFRGFFEEVDHPVSGRARLSTVPIRFSHGPRLFHARPAPTLGQHNHELLAELGLSPAEIADLEASGVIGVTPAMRWG; this is translated from the coding sequence GTGGCGCCCGACGAACCGCCACTGGCCGGGTATAAGATCGTCGATCTGTCCACCGGCATCGCGGGTGCCTACTGCACCAAGTTACTGGCCGACGGGGGCGCAGACGTCATCAAAGTCGAAGCACCACAAGGTGATCCGCTGCGCAGGTGGTCGGCATCCGGCGCCCACATTCCGACCGATGGTGATGGCGCATTGTTCAGTTTCCTGGCCGGTGGCAAACACAGTGTGGTCGCCGACGCAGGCGAGGACGCCGAACTGGTGAACCGGTTGCTGGCATCGTCAGACGCGGTGGTCTGGTCCACTGGCTCGAAAGTCGCTGAGCACCCAGAGTTTTCGCCGCATGCCCTCCATGGCCGCCACCCGCATCTCACCGTCACCGCGATCACACCGTTCGGGCTCCAAGGCCCCTGGCGAGACCGCGCCGCGACCGAGTTCACGCTGCAGGCGTGGTCGGGCGGGATTGTCGGGCTCGGGCGTGGTGAGCAGCAGCGGGCGCCCGTCTTCGTCGGCGGCCAGGTCGGCGAGTACCTGGCCGGAGTCTATGCAAGCGTGGCTACCCTGGCTTCGCGGTGGCGCCGGATCGACGGTGGGGCAGGCGAATTGCTCGACCTGTCGATGCTGGAAACCCAGATTATGTGCCTGACCTACTACCCGGTGACCTACTTCGAACTGCTCGGCCGCCCGTGGCGAGACGCCCGCCGGCCCACCATTCCGGGAGTGGCTCAGGCGAAGGACGGTCTGGTGGATGTGGGATGTGGCACAGCTCAGCAGTGGTTCGACTTGTGCGCGATGGTGGGTCATCCAGAGTGGATCGATGAGCAGTCGCCGCTATCGATCACCGAGCTGGCCAACGTCTACGCCGACGAGATCTTCGAGTGGCTGGCCGCGACCCCGGTCGACGAAATCCGGGAACTGGCCTCGGCATTCCGGATTCCCAACGCCCCGGTCGCCAACGGCGCGAATGTCACCTCGTTCGATCAATTCGTGGAGCGCGGTTCGTTCGTGCGGAATCCGGGCGGCTTCCAGCAGCCGGGTCACCCGTACCGGATGCGGCCCGCACGACTGCGCGGCCCGCAACCGGCACCGCGGCTGGGTGAGCACTCCGAGCATTACCGCACCGCGCAACTGTCGCCGCGGCCCGAGCCGACCGGCACGGCAAAACGATTGCCCTTCAACGGCCTTCGGGTACTGGATATGACGACGTTCTGGGCGGGTCCCTGTGGCACCCACTTTCTGGCCATGCTCGGCGCCGAAGTCATCCACGTCGAGTCCACCCGCCGCCCGGATGGCACTCGGCTGATCGCCGGCATACCGGTCACCGAGGATCAGTGGTGGGAGAAGTCGCCGATCTTCGAGGCGCTGAACACCAACAAGAAGGGCCTGACGCTGGACCTGCAGAGCGCGCGCGGCCGGGAGCTGCTAGGGGATTTGATCGCTACGTGCGACGTGATCGTGGAAAACTTCACGCCTCGGGTGCTGGACCAGATCGGTCTGGATTTCGCTGCTGTTCAATCGATTCGGCCGGATGCGGTGATGGTGCGGATGCCCGGCTTCGGCCTCGACGGACCGTGGCGCGACAACCCGGCATTCGCGTACGTGATCGAAGCCGCGTCCGGCGTTAGCTGGCTCACCGGCTACCCGGATCGCACGCCGTACGACCCGTATTCGATCGGCGATCCGAACGCGGGTGTGCATGCGCTCAACGCGATACTGCTGGCGCTCGAGCACCGCCGCCGCACCGGCGAGGGTGTGTTCGTGGAAGCGGCGATGGTCGATGCGGCGCTGAGCATTTCGGCCGAGCAGGTCATCGAGTACTCGGCATACGGGGCGCTGCTGGAGCGCGACGGCAACCACGGACCGACGGCGGTGCCCCAGAATCTCTACCGCAGTGCCGATATCGACGAGTTCGGCCGGCTCGACAGCTGGGTCGCCATCGCGGTGGCCACCGACGAACAGTGGGAAAGGTTATCTCGGGCACTCGGATCACCCTCCTGGGCAACCGATCCCGCGTTATCGACCGAGGCCGGCCGGCGCGCGCAGCAGGATTCCATCGACGAACACCTGGCCACCTGGTGTGCGAACCGCACCCGCGACGACATCGTGGCAACGCTCTGGGATGCCGGTGTGCCGGTGGCCAAGGTCATGCAACCCCATCGACAGACCGAGTTGGAGCAGCTGACGTTTCGCGGCTTCTTCGAAGAAGTCGACCATCCAGTGAGCGGGCGCGCGAGGCTCAGCACCGTGCCGATCAGATTCTCCCACGGGCCGCGGTTGTTTCACGCACGTCCCGCACCCACACTGGGACAACACAACCATGAGCTGCTCGCGGAGCTGGGCTTGAGCCCGGCAGAGATCGCGGACCTGGAAGCCAGCGGAGTTATCGGCGTAACACCCGCGATGCGGTGGGGCTAG